From the Chitinophaga lutea genome, the window TTTTATGGTGGGATTTACGTTCTGAGAAAAAAAAGCGGGAACGCACTGCGCCCCCGCTCCTCCACTGTTTAGACGGAGAATGGTTAAATGGAAAGATAGTAGTAATAAAACTCGTCGTCCCGCTTAAAGCCTTCGTCTTCGTATAAAGCCTGTGCCGTTGTATTCGTAATATGCGTCTGTAACATGATGTACCGTGCGCTGGTGCGCTCGCCCAGCTCCCGCGATGCGGCGATCAGTTTGCGCGCCGCGCCTTTCCGGCGATGCTCCGGGGCCACGTACAGGTCGTTCAGTATCCATGCCTTTTTCATGCCGATGGAAGAAAACACCGGGTATAACTGTGTGAACCCGATCAGCGTGCCGTCTTCATCCGTGGCGGCGTAAATCTCGCTGTCGTGTTGCTCCAGGCGTTCCGCCAGGTAGGCTTGTGCGCCTTCCACGTTGGTGGGCTGTTCATAGTGTTGACGGTAGGCGTCGAACAAAACGGCCAGCTGCGGCAGATGGGAATGGTTTGCTTTAATAATTTGCATGTACCGGGAATATTTGATTGAGGTGATGTTGTAAATGCCTTAAATAATCTTCCGCAATATACTGCAGCGTTACCGGAGCGCCCGGCCCGATCACCACGATGTGCCCCAGCGCCTTTGCCGGGATCAGCGGCAGGATGCGGGCGATGTGCAGGTTGAGCGTTTTCCAGAGCTGCACCAGTTCTTTCCAGTCGGCGTACTGGTACTGGCGGGCCTCTACCCAGAAATCCTGGTTATACCCCGGCAGCTCCGAATATTCCGAATGCTGCGCGCGTATAAAGCGCGGGTAGTTATTGGTGGCGGAATCGATGAGGTGGCCCAGCACTTCCTTGCGGCTCCATTTGGCCGGCGAGGGCCGTACCCCTGCTTCTTCGTTGCTGAAGCGCAGCAGTTTTTCGCTCACCTGTTCGGCGGCTTTGCGCAATTCTCGGCCCAGGCTGGCCAGCACCGGCGGTTGCAGGTCGATGCCCATCTTGATGTTGCATCTTTCGTAGCCGCCGCTTTCCAGCTCCATTTCCTGGAAGCCGAGCTTGCGGTACATGTTGATGGCCGCGGCCTGTTTGGTGTTGGAGTACAGGATCATGCGGGTATACCCGGCCTGCGCGGCGCGCTCCATGATGGCGGTGGCCAGCAGCCAGCCGAGCCGGCGGCCCTGGAAGGCTTCGTCTACGGCCATCTTCGTCATTTCCACGATGTTCTCGTCCACATGTTTATACGCCACGGTGCCTGCCAGTTCATCGCCGAGGGCGGCGAAGATGATGTCTCCGCCATGGCCGAGGATATGCGTTTCCGGTTCTTCCAGTACCGCATGATCGATCGGCTCCATGGTGTAGTTGGCGCTGATCCACGCTTTGTTGAAGCGCTCGAAATATGGTTGATAGTCGGGGTGCCAGGCCAGCACCCGTGCATCATTTGCTGCGTTCATAACTCTTTTTATTCTTGTTAAATGCGTTATTGACAAGATAGACGCCCAGCAGGGTCACGAGGCACGATACGCCGATCATCCAGTTCAGTTTTTCACTTAATACCAGCCAGCCGAGAATGACCGCCACCACGGGATTGACGTATGCATAGATGGATACGAGCGAGGGCGGCAGGTTATTCAGCGCGAACACATAAGCCGAATAACTGAGCAAAGATCCGACAAAAATCAGATACAGCAAGCTGCCCCAGAGTTCGCCCGTAAAGCTGGTGACGTTCAGGTGCTCGCCCATGAGCAGGGAAATGAAAAACATCACCACGCCGCTGAACAGCATCTGGAAACCCGCGCCGTACAGGTAATTGACGCCCAGCGCCCACTTCGCCGTGAGCACGGAGCCCAGCGCCCAGAACACACAGGCGGAAGTGATGAGCATCACCCCGAAGCGGTACTGCGGGTCCATCAGCTCTTTGATGTGATCGTAAAAGATGCCGCCGATACCGGCCAGGCCGATGACCATGCCCAGTATCAGCTGCGCCGTAATGCGGGTGCGCTGTACGAGGAAATAACTGAAGATCGTGATCCAGATGGGCACCGTGGCGGCGATGATGGCGCCCATGCCGCTGGGGATGTATTTCATGGCCCAGGTCATGAGCCCGTTGCTGCCGCAGAGCATCAGCACCCCGATCACGAAGAGCCGCGACAATACGGGCAGCTTGGGCAGCTTGTATCCCCGCAGCAGAAAGAACCCCACCAGCAGCACGCCGGCGGTGCCCTGCCGCAGGGCGGCCAGCAGCATGCCGTGCATATGTTGTACGCCTATCCTGGAAGCCAGGTACGTGGTGCCCCAGAAGATGCTGACGATCACCAGGGCCACATAAGCGTTGATATTTGATTTTTTCATGGTCTTGTTGTTAATGGTTTTTCCTGAGAAATGGCAAGGTGATAACATGCGACGGGTGGAGACCCGCCGCCTTAACTAATATCAACCTCTAAATCAATTATTTTCTATGATGGCGGAAAGATGGGCAATGTCTGCGGCAACGGTCTCAAGCTCTTCCATCACCTTATCAATGTCCTGTTCCGTGGTCCGCCAGTTGACCAGCGCCGCCCTGATGGCGGATACACCCTGGTACTGGGTAGGCGTCACATATACGAGGCCCCGCTTGTTCAACTTTTGCAGGAACAGTTGTACATGCTCCGCCAGCATTCGCGGCTCGTGGTTGAGCGTGAAGCATACCACGCATAACCGCACCGGGGCGAGTAACTGGAAACGTTCGCTTTTCTGTATCCGTTCGCCGAGCAGCTGCGCCAGCCGGATGTTTTGCTCCACCATGTCCCTGTATCCCTCGGCCCCGTAGGCCTTCAGTGAGAACCAGGCGGGCAGCGACCGCAGGCGGCGGGAGTTTTCCGGCGCGTAGTTGATGTAATTGAAATTTTCGGCGGGGTCGCCCAGGTAGGCGGCGCCTGCATTCTGGAACACGGCTAACTGTAACAGGGGATGACGGGTGAATATCATGGCCGCATCGTACGGCACGTTGAGCCACTTATGGGCGTCTATGGTAACGGAGTCTGCCGCTTCCCACCCGCGGAGCAGGTGTTTGTAGCGGGGGCTGGCGGCTGCGAAACCACCGAAAGCGGCGTCTACATGCAGCCAGAAATTATGTTCTTTTTTGAGTGCGGCGATGGCGGCGAGGTCGTCGAAGTCAACCGTATTGACGGTGCCCGCGCTGGCCACATAAATGAAGGGCTCGCCGGGATGGGCGTTGATCCATGCCTGAAGTGCAGATACGTCCACCGCCTCGCGCCCCGGCAACGTGGGCAGTTTCACCAGGGCGTTGCGGCCCAGGCCGAGCATCGACAATGCTTTGGCGATGCTGGAGTGCGGGGTGGCGGCCAGTACCTTCACATCTTTCAGCGCGCTGGCGCCGGCGATGTCCACATCCACCCCCTGCTGCCTACCGAGCCATTGCCTGGCGGTCGCAAGGCCGGTAAAATTACTCATGGTGGCCCCGCTCACAAAACTTCCCAGCATCTCGTCGGGCAACCCGAATAACTGTTTCAGCAGGTCGATGGTTTCTGTTTCAATATGGAAAGAAACGGCCGATTTGTCGGCCGGGTTCATGTCGAATGTAGCGGCGAGCCAGTCGCCTGTCAATGCCGCGGGCGTTACGCCGCCGGTCACGAAACCGAAGTAGCGCGGGCCGGCGTTGCCGGTGAGGTAATCGCCAAACCGGTTGTCGAAATGCTCCAATGCGGCCTCCGCCCCCATGCCCTTTTCCGGTAAAACCGTAGCGGGGAACGAAGGAACCGGCAGGTTGACTTTCAGCTCGTTGATCCGGGAAAGAAAACTGCCTGCATAGCTGGCTGTTTGCTGCAGCAGTTCATTCAGCTGTAAGAGGTCGTGGCGGAATGTTGCATTCATGTTTCGCGGTTGAGAGGTATTCGATTTTGACACCACAAAATTCCGCCATTCCGGTATAAAAAAACAGATTCAGTTTTAGAAATTTTGACCAGATCAGATGGGTTGACGAGCATCCCTGATCAGTGACGAATGCGATTCGTCATTCAGAACAACGTGCCGCC encodes:
- a CDS encoding GNAT family N-acetyltransferase, which codes for MQIIKANHSHLPQLAVLFDAYRQHYEQPTNVEGAQAYLAERLEQHDSEIYAATDEDGTLIGFTQLYPVFSSIGMKKAWILNDLYVAPEHRRKGAARKLIAASRELGERTSARYIMLQTHITNTTAQALYEDEGFKRDDEFYYYYLSI
- a CDS encoding pyridoxal phosphate-dependent decarboxylase family protein, which encodes MNATFRHDLLQLNELLQQTASYAGSFLSRINELKVNLPVPSFPATVLPEKGMGAEAALEHFDNRFGDYLTGNAGPRYFGFVTGGVTPAALTGDWLAATFDMNPADKSAVSFHIETETIDLLKQLFGLPDEMLGSFVSGATMSNFTGLATARQWLGRQQGVDVDIAGASALKDVKVLAATPHSSIAKALSMLGLGRNALVKLPTLPGREAVDVSALQAWINAHPGEPFIYVASAGTVNTVDFDDLAAIAALKKEHNFWLHVDAAFGGFAAASPRYKHLLRGWEAADSVTIDAHKWLNVPYDAAMIFTRHPLLQLAVFQNAGAAYLGDPAENFNYINYAPENSRRLRSLPAWFSLKAYGAEGYRDMVEQNIRLAQLLGERIQKSERFQLLAPVRLCVVCFTLNHEPRMLAEHVQLFLQKLNKRGLVYVTPTQYQGVSAIRAALVNWRTTEQDIDKVMEELETVAADIAHLSAIIENN
- a CDS encoding GNAT family N-acetyltransferase; translation: MNAANDARVLAWHPDYQPYFERFNKAWISANYTMEPIDHAVLEEPETHILGHGGDIIFAALGDELAGTVAYKHVDENIVEMTKMAVDEAFQGRRLGWLLATAIMERAAQAGYTRMILYSNTKQAAAINMYRKLGFQEMELESGGYERCNIKMGIDLQPPVLASLGRELRKAAEQVSEKLLRFSNEEAGVRPSPAKWSRKEVLGHLIDSATNNYPRFIRAQHSEYSELPGYNQDFWVEARQYQYADWKELVQLWKTLNLHIARILPLIPAKALGHIVVIGPGAPVTLQYIAEDYLRHLQHHLNQIFPVHANY
- a CDS encoding EamA family transporter, which translates into the protein MKKSNINAYVALVIVSIFWGTTYLASRIGVQHMHGMLLAALRQGTAGVLLVGFFLLRGYKLPKLPVLSRLFVIGVLMLCGSNGLMTWAMKYIPSGMGAIIAATVPIWITIFSYFLVQRTRITAQLILGMVIGLAGIGGIFYDHIKELMDPQYRFGVMLITSACVFWALGSVLTAKWALGVNYLYGAGFQMLFSGVVMFFISLLMGEHLNVTSFTGELWGSLLYLIFVGSLLSYSAYVFALNNLPPSLVSIYAYVNPVVAVILGWLVLSEKLNWMIGVSCLVTLLGVYLVNNAFNKNKKSYERSK